CAGAGAAATGCGCGGAGCTCTTGAGCAAGCTAAAGGTGTTGAAGGAAAGCTTGAAGAGATTATGCAAGAAAAAGGTGCAAAAAAAGAGGTTGTTCAACGAGTAAATCGTACTCATACAGAATGGGGCCCAGCTCTTTTTGCCATTCATCACAAGGATGATGCTGATGTGTATGTTGATAATGGTGTTGGGGTTATTCTTCAATTAACCCATATTGAACCGAGCTATGTGCCTACGCTGGATGCTATTGAAGACGTTGTAAAAAACGATATGTATGAAGAAAAAGCTGCACGAGCGGTTCAGGAAGCGCTTCTTGAAGCTCGCCAAAAGGGCAATAGCGCTACTTTACAGCAACTTAAAGAAACCTATAACGGCACCGTGGAAGCTACGGGATTCCTCACTAAAACAGACGATAAAGCAACATCAGCTTTTGGAAAAAAAGATATTCCAACAGATGAAATATTTCAATTAGAAAAAGTTGGAGCTCTGTATGTTCACTCACACGGAAAAGATGGCCATTTGGTTCGCTTAGACGAGATTGGTTCGTTTAATCAAGAGCAATTTGATGCCAAAAAAGAAGTGTTTACCCGCGAAACTGAGCGCGAAGTAGCGCGTTTGTTTATGGCCGGATTTGTTGCTTCTTTATATAGAAATGCTACAATAGAAAAAAATGAATCTATTTCAACTACACAGTACGAAGAATAATATTTATGAAAAGCAAAGCAGCAGCTAAAGAAGTTATTGCACCAAAAAGAAGTGGTATGCATGAGATAGACTTGCCTGTCGATGCAGCGAAAAAGAAGGCTCTTGAAGTTACTTTTGCGCAAATCGATAAGCAGTACGGCAATGGTGCCATTATGCTTCTGGGGCAAAATCCTAACTCCAACGTAGAAGTGATTTCAACAGGATCTCTGTTGATCGACCAAGCTATTGGGGTTGGCGGCTTGCCAAAGGGCAGAATCATTGAAATCTATGGCCCTGAAGCCTCAGGTAAAACAACCTTAGCTTTGCATGTTATTGCTCAGGCTCAAAAACAAGGCGGCATTTGTGCATTTATTGATGCTGAACATGCCTTAGACCCTGCACATGCGTCAAAGTTGGGTATTCATATTGACGATTTAATCGTTTCTCAGCCTGACTATGGCGAACAAGCGCTGGATATTGCAGAAATGCTTGTTCGTTCTGGTGCGGTTGACGTTATCGTTATCGACTCAGTTGCGGCTTTGGTTCCTAAAGCTGAACTTGAAGGCGATATGGGCGACGTTCATATGGGTCTACAGGCTCGATTGATGTCCCAAGCTTTGAGAAAATTAACCCCTGTGGTTCATAAATCAAAGACGATTTTGATTTTTATCAATCAAATTAGACAAAATATCAATGCTATGGCGTATGGGCCTAAAGAGACCACCACTGGTGGCAACGCATTGAAGTTCTATGCTTCTTTACGTTTAGATGTACGTAGAATTGCAAGTTTAAAGAATGCAGAAGGCCATTTTGGCAACAGAATTGTGGTTAAAGTAGCTAAAAATAAGGTAGCTGCTCCATTCAAGCAAGTCGAATTGGACCTTCTATTTAACGAAGGTATCAGCCGTGAGCTTGATTTGTTAGATGCTGCTTTATATTACAAAATCATTACGCAATCTGGTTCTTGGTTGGCGCTTGACGGCACTAACTTTGCACAAGGGCGCGATCAGGCTCTAAAGTTATTTAAGTCTGATAAAGATCTTGCAAGTAAAATTTATGCTAAAGTATGTGATAAGTTAGCTAAAAATGCTCCTATGGTTATTGCTGATGGCGAATAGTAGAACTTTATTTATATTAAAGGTACCTATTGAAAGAACATAAAGAAACATTACCGTTGATGAATGAGCAAATTCGTGCTGTTACTATGCAAATGATTGATCATGAAGGGGTCAATGTTGGTGTAGTGCCACGCGCTCAAGCGTTACGTATGGCTGAAGAAGCTGGCTTGGATTTAGTATTGCTTTCTGAAGGTAAAGATGGAGTGCCTGTTGTTAAGATTATGAATCTTGGCAAGGTGCTTTATGAAAAGAAGAAGAAACAATCTGAGTCTAAGAAGCATCAAAAAGTAATTCAAGTTAAAGAAATCAAATTAAGTCCTAAAATTGGCGAGCATGATTATCAAACAAAGATGAATCAAGCTATACAGTTTTTAAAGGATGGCAAACGTTTAAAAGTTACGCTTTTCTTTAAAGGACGTGAAAATGTCCTTAAGCATGAGCGTGGTACTGAGTTATTTGAAAAAATTAACAAGAGTTTCGATGATGCTGGTTTGACTAAGAACTTAGTGCAAGAAAAAGATTCTAAGCTTGGACAGTACTGGTCTAGAATTTATTATTTAAAAACAGGCAAATAATTAATAAGTGGGGAAATTCCTATGCCAAAAATGAAAACGCGCTCAGCGGCAAAAAAGAGATTTAAAAAAGTTGGTGGCAGCAAGAGCATTAAGATTAAAAGAGGCAAAGCTTTTAGACGTCATCTTTTAACTTCAAAAAGCAGAAAAACTAAACGTGATTTACGTGGCGTTGCTTACGTGAGCAAGGCTGACTTTAAGCACATTCTAGGGTTGTTACCTTATTAGTTTTTTCTGTATTAATGTATATTTAATAGTATTTTAATGAATGATTGTTACGGGGAATTATAATGACAAGAGTCAAACGCGGTACAGTAACCAAGAAAAGACATAAACGCCTACTCAAACAAACCAAAGGTTTTTGGGGCCAACGTAAAAACGTATTCAAACAAGCTTCTGATACATTGCTACGCGCACTTGCTTTTGCTACCAAGGGTAGAGACTAAGCTTTGATTTGGTTGAGAGTCTTTTGTAACGATAAAAAAAAGGAATTGTTATGGAACTTTTACGAACATTAGAAGAGAAAATTTCTTCCTTAGTTGGTATTATAAGAGACTTAAAAACACAAAATGAAGTTTTAAAAGCTGAAGCTGATAAGGCGCATGTAAAGCATGAAGCATTGAGCAAAGAAAATGCTACTTTGTTGCAAGAAAATGCTCAACTAACTATAACATTGAATGCGATGGAAAACTCCATGCTGAAAGATAATGAACGCATGGAGGAAACTAAAATAGTTGTTGATGACTTAATTAAATCGATTGATGCATTAGTAGGAAACGAGCATCAAAAATGATTAAAAATGTTAAAAATTATAAAGTAACTATTTTTGGCGATCAATACAGTTTGATGAGCGACGAGTCTGAAGAGACTATAGTTCAAGCGGCTGCATTGGTTGACTCTCTTATGAGGGAAATAGCTCAGTATTCAAAAGTTTCAGATGGTAAAAAGATTGCTGTGTTAACAGCATTACGTATTGCCTCCAGGGTTTCGGCTCTAGAATCTGAACACGAAATGATTAAGCATCACAAAGAAAAGCTCATCGATCAAATTGATCAAGAGCTTTTTTCTGTTTAGTTACCTACTTCCCATCCATGTCTCACGGTTAATCTGATAGCGTTCGCTTCATTAACCGAATGTTTAGTTTGTCTCTGCTCTTTTTTGTAAGCTACGCGCCATTTCTTTTCTTTGCTACGTTTTTTATGTATGGATATAAGAGCTAAATCGTCTCTTTGTTGCATTTACCCGATTTGTGCTCTATATAATAGACTATGATGATACTCATGAGTGTAGTGATTGATTTAAAAATTTTGTGAATGTTTTATTTTGATAATGAAAATACCGTGTAGGAATGATAATGGCAGATTTTAATTTGATATTCAGCGTGATTGCTGGAGCTAGCCTTCTGGGTGGCTTTTTATTATTGTTTTATGCAAAAAAGAAAATAACCCTTGCGCAAACGTTGCATGGTGACGTGCAAAGCCAATGGAAAAACACTAAGCGTGATATCGAAAACGAACGTCGCGAAGCAACGTTGAAGATTAAAGATGAGATCTATAAAAAACGTAGTGAGTTTGAGTTTGAATTAAAGCGTGAACGTTTGGATTTTGATCGTTTGCAAAATAAAATTAATCTAAAAGTCGAAGCAATCGAGAAAAAAGAACAACAGATCGATGATTTACGGCAAGAAGTCCAAAGAAAAGAGCGTGATCTTTCACGTATAGAGGATGGATTGCGCGCTAGTGAAACTAAACTTAAAAATGTATATAATGAATTGATTGTCAAATTAGAACGAATCGCTGGTATGTCTCGTGATGAAGCGCGCCAAGCGCTTTTTGACACTCTTGATGCGGAAGTAAAACTCACCAATCAAAAGTGGATTGCAAAGGTTGAGGAAGAAGCCAAGCAAACGGCAAAAGAAAAAGCTAATAAAATTGTAGTGACCGCTATGCAACGTTACACATCAGATGCAGTAGCTATTCATTCCTCTGGCGTTGTCCACTTGCCTAATGAAGAGATGAAAGGTCGCATTATTGGTAAAGAAGGTCGCAACATTAAAGCTCTTGAAATGGCGACTGGCATGGAATTCGTGATTGGTGAAACGCCTGAAATCATTACTATCTCTGGCTTTAATCCAATACGACGCGAAATAGCAAAACGTACCTTAGAAAAATTGATTTCTGATGGTCGTATTAATCCTACTCGTATTGAAGAAACCGTTGCGCAATGCGAAAAAGAGTTGGACGAGATTATTCAAGAATATGGCAAAGATGCCGTGCTTGAATTTAATCTTCAAGGTGTTCATCAAGAAATTGTTACTTTATTAGGTAAATTATTCTTCAGAACAAGTTATTCCCAAAACGTACTTATCCATTGTAAAGAAGTGGGTGTATTCTCTCGTATGATTGCAGAAGAATTAGGCCTTGATGGTGCTATAGCGCTACGCGCAGGGTTATTGCATGATATTGGTAAAGCGGTAACGGCGGAAGTTGAAGGACCTCACGCAACCATTGGTGGCGACATAGCAAAACGTTGTGGCGAAGACCCATTGGTTGTCAATGCTATTGCGGCACATCATGAAGAAGTTATGTTCTCCTCTATCTATGCGCCGATTGTGGTGATTGCTGATACTATTTCTGCATCACGTCCTGGAGCGCGTCGCGAAACATTGACCGCCTATATTAAGCGTCTTGAAAAATTAGAAGAGATCGCTGGTCATTATGAAGGCGTTAAAAAAGCATACGCATTACAAGCAGGCCGCGAAATAAGAATTATTGTGGAAGAAGATAGATTGACCGATGAGCAAGCAATGGTATTGGCCCATAGTATTGCGCGACGTATTGAGCAAGAAATGAGCTTCCCTGGTCAAATAAAAGTTAATGTCATCAGAGAAAAACGCGCTATCGAATACGCAAGGTAAAATATGAGTCGTTTAAAAGTATTGTTAGTGGGTGATGTGGTTGGGGTTCCTGGCCGCATGATGTTTCAAAAACACATTCCTCACATAAAAGCCAAGTATGGCATTGATGCCATTATTGTGAATGGTGAAAATAGTACTTCCCAAGGAAGAGGAATAACCTCGCGAATTGTGAAATTTTTTAGGCACTGTGGCGCTGATGTGGTGACCACGGGCAATCACATCTGGTATAATAAGGAAATTTATTCTTATTTATCATCAAATCAGGATCTGTTAAGACCCGCTAATTTTCCCAGTGGTGTTCCTGGTGTTGGTGTTACAACCTTCATGTGCAAAAATCAGACGATCGCCGTCATCAATCTTCAAGGGCGTGTCTTTATGAAAGACACTATCGACTGTCCATTCCGTACGGCTGAATCGATCCTGACCTATTTAAAATCA
This genomic window from Candidatus Dependentiae bacterium contains:
- a CDS encoding 50S ribosomal protein L20; its protein translation is MTRVKRGTVTKKRHKRLLKQTKGFWGQRKNVFKQASDTLLRALAFATKGRD
- a CDS encoding cell division protein ZapA — its product is MIKNVKNYKVTIFGDQYSLMSDESEETIVQAAALVDSLMREIAQYSKVSDGKKIAVLTALRIASRVSALESEHEMIKHHKEKLIDQIDQELFSV
- a CDS encoding TIGR00282 family metallophosphoesterase, translated to MSRLKVLLVGDVVGVPGRMMFQKHIPHIKAKYGIDAIIVNGENSTSQGRGITSRIVKFFRHCGADVVTTGNHIWYNKEIYSYLSSNQDLLRPANFPSGVPGVGVTTFMCKNQTIAVINLQGRVFMKDTIDCPFRTAESILTYLKSKTNIIFVDFHAETTSEKIGIAHFLDGLVTGVVGTHTHVQTADERILPKGTGFITDLGMVGALDGMLGMQKAAILENFLHQMPVKFSVETEPPFVLSGVIMEVDTVTGRTVGIERVRVIDTEPSNGSIED
- the rny gene encoding ribonuclease Y → MADFNLIFSVIAGASLLGGFLLLFYAKKKITLAQTLHGDVQSQWKNTKRDIENERREATLKIKDEIYKKRSEFEFELKRERLDFDRLQNKINLKVEAIEKKEQQIDDLRQEVQRKERDLSRIEDGLRASETKLKNVYNELIVKLERIAGMSRDEARQALFDTLDAEVKLTNQKWIAKVEEEAKQTAKEKANKIVVTAMQRYTSDAVAIHSSGVVHLPNEEMKGRIIGKEGRNIKALEMATGMEFVIGETPEIITISGFNPIRREIAKRTLEKLISDGRINPTRIEETVAQCEKELDEIIQEYGKDAVLEFNLQGVHQEIVTLLGKLFFRTSYSQNVLIHCKEVGVFSRMIAEELGLDGAIALRAGLLHDIGKAVTAEVEGPHATIGGDIAKRCGEDPLVVNAIAAHHEEVMFSSIYAPIVVIADTISASRPGARRETLTAYIKRLEKLEEIAGHYEGVKKAYALQAGREIRIIVEEDRLTDEQAMVLAHSIARRIEQEMSFPGQIKVNVIREKRAIEYAR
- the recA gene encoding recombinase RecA, with translation MHEIDLPVDAAKKKALEVTFAQIDKQYGNGAIMLLGQNPNSNVEVISTGSLLIDQAIGVGGLPKGRIIEIYGPEASGKTTLALHVIAQAQKQGGICAFIDAEHALDPAHASKLGIHIDDLIVSQPDYGEQALDIAEMLVRSGAVDVIVIDSVAALVPKAELEGDMGDVHMGLQARLMSQALRKLTPVVHKSKTILIFINQIRQNINAMAYGPKETTTGGNALKFYASLRLDVRRIASLKNAEGHFGNRIVVKVAKNKVAAPFKQVELDLLFNEGISRELDLLDAALYYKIITQSGSWLALDGTNFAQGRDQALKLFKSDKDLASKIYAKVCDKLAKNAPMVIADGE
- the rpmI gene encoding 50S ribosomal protein L35, whose amino-acid sequence is MPKMKTRSAAKKRFKKVGGSKSIKIKRGKAFRRHLLTSKSRKTKRDLRGVAYVSKADFKHILGLLPY
- the infC gene encoding translation initiation factor IF-3; this translates as MKEHKETLPLMNEQIRAVTMQMIDHEGVNVGVVPRAQALRMAEEAGLDLVLLSEGKDGVPVVKIMNLGKVLYEKKKKQSESKKHQKVIQVKEIKLSPKIGEHDYQTKMNQAIQFLKDGKRLKVTLFFKGRENVLKHERGTELFEKINKSFDDAGLTKNLVQEKDSKLGQYWSRIYYLKTGK